The following are from one region of the Klebsiella aerogenes genome:
- the yajC gene encoding preprotein translocase subunit YajC, translating to MSFFISDAVAATGAPAQGSPMSLILMLVVFGLIFYFMILRPQQKRTKEHKNLMSSIAKGDEVLTNGGLVGRVTKVAENGYIAIALNDTTEVVIKRDFVAAVLPKGTMKAL from the coding sequence ATGAGCTTTTTTATTTCTGATGCGGTAGCAGCAACCGGCGCGCCGGCGCAGGGCAGCCCAATGTCTCTGATTCTGATGCTGGTGGTGTTCGGTCTGATTTTTTACTTCATGATCCTGCGCCCACAGCAGAAACGTACTAAAGAGCACAAGAACCTGATGAGCTCTATCGCCAAAGGCGATGAAGTCCTGACTAACGGCGGTCTGGTTGGTCGTGTGACTAAAGTCGCGGAAAACGGCTACATCGCTATCGCACTGAACGATACCACCGAAGTGGTTATCAAACGTGACTTCGTCGCTGCCGTTCTGCCGAAAGGCACCATGAAGGCGCTGTAA
- the tgt gene encoding tRNA guanosine(34) transglycosylase Tgt, which produces MKFELDTTDGRARRGRLVFDRGVVETPAFMPVGTYGTVKGMTPEEVEATGAQIILGNTFHLWLRPGQEIMKLHGDLHDFMQWKGPILTDSGGFQVFSLGDIRKITEQGVHFRNPINGDPIFLDPEKSMEIQYDLGSDIVMIFDECTPYPADWDYAKRSMEMSLRWAKRSRDRFDGLGNKNALFGIIQGSVYEDLRDISVKGLVEIGFDGYAVGGLAVGEPKEDMHRILEHVCPQIPADKPRYLMGVGKPEDLVEGVRRGIDMFDCVMPTRNARNGHLFVTDGVVKIRNAKHKSDTSPLDAECDCYTCRNYSRAYLHHLDRCNEILGARLNTIHNLRYYQRLMAGLRKAIEEGKLESFVTDFYQRQGRSVPPLNVD; this is translated from the coding sequence CCCGTTGGCACCTACGGCACCGTAAAAGGGATGACGCCGGAAGAGGTCGAAGCCACCGGCGCGCAAATCATCCTCGGCAACACCTTCCACCTGTGGCTGCGCCCGGGTCAGGAGATCATGAAGCTGCACGGCGACCTGCATGATTTCATGCAGTGGAAAGGACCGATCCTGACCGACTCCGGCGGTTTCCAGGTCTTCAGCCTCGGCGATATCCGTAAGATCACCGAGCAGGGCGTGCACTTCCGTAACCCGATCAACGGCGATCCGATTTTCCTCGATCCGGAAAAATCCATGGAGATTCAATACGATCTCGGTTCCGATATCGTGATGATCTTCGACGAATGTACGCCGTACCCGGCGGACTGGGATTACGCCAAGCGTTCGATGGAAATGTCTCTGCGCTGGGCGAAGCGTAGCCGCGACCGTTTCGATGGTCTCGGCAACAAAAATGCGCTCTTTGGCATCATCCAGGGCAGCGTTTACGAAGATTTACGAGATATCTCAGTTAAAGGTCTGGTAGAGATTGGCTTTGATGGCTACGCTGTCGGCGGTTTGGCTGTCGGCGAGCCGAAGGAAGACATGCACCGTATCCTGGAGCACGTTTGCCCGCAGATCCCGGCAGATAAACCGCGATACCTGATGGGCGTCGGGAAACCGGAAGACCTGGTGGAAGGGGTACGTCGCGGCATCGATATGTTCGACTGCGTTATGCCGACGCGCAACGCGCGCAACGGCCACCTGTTCGTGACCGATGGCGTAGTGAAGATCCGCAACGCGAAGCATAAAAGCGATACATCGCCGCTGGATGCCGAGTGCGATTGCTATACGTGTCGCAATTATTCACGTGCTTACTTGCATCATCTTGATCGTTGTAACGAAATATTGGGCGCGCGCCTCAATACCATTCATAACCTGCGCTATTATCAGCGTTTAATGGCTGGTTTACGCAAGGCTATCGAAGAGGGTAAATTAGAGAGCTTCGTGACCGATTTTTACCAACGTCAGGGGCGTTCCGTACCTCCTTTGAACGTTGATTAA